From the genome of Candidatus Margulisiibacteriota bacterium:
TGATATCTATTTACTCCTGTCTGGCCAATCTTAAAGAAGACAATAAAAAAGCAGCGGTAACCAACCTCTCCAGGGATTTTTCGCGACTCGGGTTCAAACATCCGCAAAAATCAGGCTATCTCGGCAAGGAAATCATCGAAGCCGCTGCCGGCAATCAAATTTATAAACTGCAACATTATATCGCACAGGGCGCGGACATTAACTCCATTAATAATAACGGCATTACTCCTTTGATGTGCGCGGCGGAGAAAGGTTTTACAGAAGCTGTGCTAGAACTACTGGCTGTTCCCGGTCTGGATATAAACGCCAGGGACCGCCACGGTGAAACAGCCCTGATGAAAGCGTGCCGCAATGGCTATTCGGATGTTGTTTGCGAATTACTAAAATTAAAAGAAAAAATCGAAGTAAACGCCCAGGATGCCAAAAAAAATACCGCGCTGATTTATGCAGCCAAAGCCGGCTTTTTAAAAATCGTCAAAGAGTTATTGAGTCATAAAGACATTAAGGTAAACCTGCAAAATAATTACGGAGAAAGAGATAAAGTAAAGGACACAGCACTGCATAAAGCTATAATTCTGGGACATCCCGGAATACTTGAGATTTTAATAAATCGCAATGATATTGATCTGACCATTAAAAACGGGGAAGGACATAACATTTTAAATCTGGCCTGTATATATGGACGCTATGATCTTGTAAAAAGAATTCTGGAATTAACAAATTTCAGGATTAATGAACCGGACAATGACGGCGACACCCCGCTTATCAATGCAGCGGCAAGAGGTTTGGCGGGTATTGTAAAAATGCTTTTACAAGTAAAAGGGATCAAGATTAACTATCAAAATAAGGATAAAATGACGGCTTTCATGTATACAGCAAAAAAAGGGCTTCCTTTAACTATGAATGAACTACTCAAATATAAAAACAATTTGGAGATCAATCTAAAAAATAATCGGGGTGATACTGCTTTAATCCAGGCCATATGCAATTTAAAAGAACATAGCGAATTCAAAGTAATTCAGACTATGCTTGATCTTGAAGGAATCGATATAAACGCAAAAAATGAGGATGACTACACCGCTCTGATCTGGGCCTGTTATTACCAACATAAAGACGTGATACATAAACTGCTTCAAAAAGAAGAGATTGATGTAAACGCGCTCAATAAAGACAAAAAATCCGCTTTATACTATGCCTTCTGGAAAGATGACC
Proteins encoded in this window:
- a CDS encoding ankyrin repeat domain-containing protein — protein: MSLNTKIIADCANPTISDYLRGKLKLFEQGINIFAGKDALTVISELVKIKSGINLMKLFGNIETNVQGVDLAVLVSDTKPDIQTLTRLGDIKATSLISIYSCLANLKEDNKKAAVTNLSRDFSRLGFKHPQKSGYLGKEIIEAAAGNQIYKLQHYIAQGADINSINNNGITPLMCAAEKGFTEAVLELLAVPGLDINARDRHGETALMKACRNGYSDVVCELLKLKEKIEVNAQDAKKNTALIYAAKAGFLKIVKELLSHKDIKVNLQNNYGERDKVKDTALHKAIILGHPGILEILINRNDIDLTIKNGEGHNILNLACIYGRYDLVKRILELTNFRINEPDNDGDTPLINAAARGLAGIVKMLLQVKGIKINYQNKDKMTAFMYTAKKGLPLTMNELLKYKNNLEINLKNNRGDTALIQAICNLKEHSEFKVIQTMLDLEGIDINAKNEDDYTALIWACYYQHKDVIHKLLQKEEIDVNALNKDKKSALYYAFWKDD